The following proteins come from a genomic window of Heyndrickxia acidicola:
- a CDS encoding GNAT family N-acetyltransferase — MEASNHSIQIKTWEDNDLDLLFLINAPEMMQHLGGPESKEQILNRHKRYLELGNRGRMFSIKLLPELEPIGSVGYWQATWNDENVYETGWSVLPSYQGIGIATKAVRLAIVEASSENKYKYIHAFPSIDNPASNAVCRKLDFQFISECEFEYPPGSFMRCNNWRYNLIGQ; from the coding sequence TTGGAAGCAAGTAATCATAGCATTCAGATAAAGACATGGGAGGATAATGACCTTGATTTACTTTTTCTTATAAACGCTCCAGAAATGATGCAGCATCTTGGAGGTCCTGAGAGTAAAGAGCAGATTTTAAATCGACATAAACGATATCTTGAACTGGGAAATAGAGGACGTATGTTCAGCATTAAATTGTTACCAGAATTAGAACCAATAGGTTCTGTAGGGTATTGGCAAGCTACTTGGAATGATGAAAATGTATATGAAACTGGTTGGAGCGTTCTACCCTCTTATCAAGGGATAGGAATAGCTACAAAAGCGGTAAGGTTAGCAATTGTAGAAGCATCTAGTGAGAACAAATATAAATACATCCACGCATTCCCATCGATTGATAATCCTGCTTCTAATGCAGTTTGTCGGAAGCTTGATTTTCAGTTTATCTCTGAATGCGAATTTGAATATCCTCCAGGAAGCTTTATGCGGTGCAATAATTGGCGTTATAATTTAATTGGACAATAG
- a CDS encoding cob(I)yrinic acid a,c-diamide adenosyltransferase → MRIYTKSGDKGTTSLVYGERIAKNDIRVEAYGTCDEANSMIGLALSYVKGTALENDQAFLEIFHRVQTALFHVGAELSTPAGKEVKWKITQEDIDTLEKTIDEWDAELEPLKNFILPGGHQAGAGLHYARTVVRRAERCAVTLDEVNPLAIAYLNRLSDFLFVAARMVNARLGTKENNLHQA, encoded by the coding sequence ATGAGAATCTATACTAAAAGCGGAGATAAAGGAACTACCTCATTAGTTTACGGTGAAAGAATCGCAAAAAATGATATCCGTGTAGAAGCGTATGGGACCTGTGACGAGGCCAATTCAATGATTGGACTGGCTCTAAGCTATGTAAAGGGCACCGCCTTAGAGAATGACCAAGCATTTTTGGAGATTTTCCACAGAGTGCAGACAGCTCTTTTTCACGTTGGAGCAGAACTATCCACCCCGGCTGGGAAAGAAGTCAAATGGAAAATTACTCAGGAGGATATAGATACACTGGAGAAAACCATTGATGAATGGGATGCAGAATTAGAACCCCTAAAGAACTTTATTTTGCCTGGAGGGCATCAGGCTGGTGCAGGCCTTCATTATGCGAGAACTGTCGTGAGAAGAGCAGAAAGGTGTGCCGTCACTCTTGATGAAGTCAATCCTCTTGCAATTGCCTATTTGAACCGCCTTTCAGACTTCTTATTTGTTGCTGCAAGGATGGTGAATGCTCGTCTCGGCACAAAGGAAAATAATTTACATCAGGCTTAG
- a CDS encoding DinB family protein: MQVVAKMFLEQLDMHCYKNEWFASMDQALHGVIAAEAAWTSSGISNSIWQIVNHLIFWNEDVIHRIKGTENPHKAEGNDETFGNPGNPEDEIGWDQTVQRLYEVMNKLKTVIADLDDEKLTAPYAANSYSIERLLSNIMMHDTYHLGQIVLLRKLQSSWSGVDWS; this comes from the coding sequence ATGCAAGTTGTAGCCAAAATGTTTTTAGAACAACTCGACATGCATTGCTATAAGAATGAGTGGTTTGCATCCATGGATCAGGCGCTTCATGGAGTCATCGCAGCTGAGGCAGCATGGACAAGTTCGGGAATCAGCAATTCGATTTGGCAGATTGTCAACCACTTGATATTTTGGAATGAAGACGTGATCCATCGAATTAAGGGCACAGAGAATCCGCATAAAGCAGAAGGCAATGATGAAACCTTTGGAAACCCGGGGAATCCAGAAGACGAAATTGGGTGGGACCAGACAGTGCAGCGCCTTTATGAAGTCATGAATAAATTAAAAACGGTCATTGCGGACCTTGACGATGAAAAGTTAACAGCTCCGTATGCAGCTAACAGTTACTCTATTGAGCGTTTACTCAGCAATATCATGATGCATGATACGTATCATCTCGGCCAAATTGTTCTGTTGCGAAAGTTGCAATCCTCTTGGAGCGGCGTTGATTGGTCCTAA
- the perR gene encoding peroxide-responsive transcriptional repressor PerR — translation MAVSEHQMKEAIDTLKETGVRITPQRHAILEYLIQSMTHPTADEIYKALEGKFPNMSVATVYNNLRVFREVGLVKELTYGDSSSRFDFVTTEHYHVICEGCGKIVDFHYPGLDEVEQLASHVTGFKISHHRMEIYGTCPECTSKAVH, via the coding sequence ATGGCGGTGTCTGAACATCAAATGAAAGAAGCAATTGATACGTTGAAGGAAACGGGAGTCCGCATTACTCCTCAGCGTCATGCCATATTAGAATACCTTATTCAATCTATGACCCATCCAACGGCTGATGAAATTTACAAGGCACTTGAGGGCAAATTCCCTAATATGAGCGTGGCTACTGTCTACAACAACCTGCGGGTGTTCCGAGAGGTTGGGCTGGTAAAAGAGTTGACTTACGGAGATTCCTCCAGCCGATTCGATTTTGTGACAACAGAGCATTACCATGTTATTTGCGAGGGCTGCGGAAAGATTGTTGATTTCCATTATCCAGGACTGGATGAGGTGGAGCAACTAGCGTCTCATGTTACCGGTTTTAAGATCAGCCATCATCGCATGGAGATTTACGGTACCTGTCCTGAATGCACCAGCAAAGCCGTACATTAA
- a CDS encoding alpha/beta fold hydrolase, whose product MIIQKRTFSMNEFTFEAGVSLPIQIGYETYGTLNEDRSNAILICHFFSGSSHAAGKYANEPENGETGWWDGLIGPGKAFDTNRYFIISSDVLCNVNANNPHVITTGPSSINPDTGKKYGLIFPEVTIRDFVRVQYELLKSLGIEKLYCVAGPSMGGMQAIQWAVDYPDMMQKVISVISGPRISAYTGVMPLQMGIDAIRISPEEGLRMAIKMMTFQNRSFEAATQQWGHPLPISGPLTNWDWEKQPHTYFQELDHSIDSRIGNIDAEHWTYITRAIQLFNIEIGYGSYEQALERVQAEVLAMPVSSDLLFPPQESRDMVERLQKLGKTAHYNEVMTDCGHLAALLEYEDFIDPIKQFLEK is encoded by the coding sequence ATGATAATTCAAAAACGTACTTTTAGCATGAATGAATTTACATTTGAAGCGGGAGTTAGCTTACCGATACAGATAGGATATGAAACCTATGGGACACTTAACGAAGATCGTTCAAATGCCATTTTGATTTGCCATTTTTTCAGCGGAAGCAGCCACGCTGCCGGTAAATATGCCAATGAACCAGAGAATGGAGAAACCGGCTGGTGGGATGGACTGATTGGTCCTGGAAAAGCCTTCGATACGAATCGCTATTTTATTATCAGTTCTGATGTACTGTGCAATGTTAATGCTAACAATCCTCATGTGATTACAACAGGTCCTTCCTCTATAAACCCAGACACCGGGAAAAAATATGGTCTTATATTTCCAGAGGTGACTATACGTGATTTTGTCAGGGTGCAGTATGAGCTTTTAAAATCTTTGGGCATAGAAAAACTATATTGCGTTGCCGGTCCATCTATGGGAGGAATGCAGGCAATACAATGGGCTGTTGATTATCCTGACATGATGCAGAAGGTGATATCTGTAATAAGCGGACCGCGAATTTCTGCTTATACAGGTGTGATGCCGCTTCAAATGGGGATAGATGCTATTCGAATATCGCCTGAAGAAGGACTACGAATGGCTATTAAAATGATGACCTTTCAAAACAGATCCTTCGAGGCTGCTACACAGCAATGGGGACATCCTTTACCGATTTCCGGTCCGCTTACAAATTGGGACTGGGAAAAACAACCGCATACCTATTTTCAAGAACTTGATCATTCAATTGACAGCCGGATAGGAAATATAGATGCTGAACATTGGACTTATATTACAAGGGCTATTCAATTGTTCAATATTGAAATTGGTTACGGCTCCTACGAACAAGCATTAGAAAGAGTGCAGGCAGAGGTATTAGCGATGCCAGTATCAAGCGATCTGTTATTTCCTCCTCAAGAAAGCAGGGATATGGTAGAGCGGCTGCAAAAGCTTGGAAAAACCGCACACTATAACGAGGTGATGACCGATTGCGGCCACTTGGCAGCGCTTTTGGAATATGAAGATTTTATAGACCCTATAAAGCAATTTTTAGAGAAATAA
- a CDS encoding nucleotidyltransferase-like protein, with amino-acid sequence MEDILRPIYQERASQANTLSILSIEKKLHEITITDTFDTVLLVIVKELETPYFIKNYTYDNKKAALHIVREDQLKEWMLLGSNRKIVEWITQGKILFDRNEYMTGLKNELRDFPFYERKIKIGLEFAKLVRRYMEGKAFFENGQHLDAYNYVVHALHHLARLAVIENGFHPEITVWNQVRQIEPEIFKLYEELLTSEESLEKRLELLFIASEFLIHSRTSFGAAHLLEVMEDHDEWTINELLNHPDLEHYNVDLSILLEFLIEKNFVQVINVTTKGPGIFHRHYRVLKKLS; translated from the coding sequence ATGGAGGACATCCTTCGGCCCATTTATCAAGAAAGGGCGAGCCAGGCAAATACGCTGTCAATATTAAGCATTGAAAAGAAGCTTCACGAGATAACCATTACAGATACGTTTGATACAGTTCTTTTAGTTATCGTAAAAGAGCTTGAAACACCTTACTTTATTAAGAATTACACGTATGATAACAAAAAAGCAGCTTTGCATATTGTCCGGGAAGACCAATTAAAGGAATGGATGCTACTTGGTTCTAATCGGAAGATTGTAGAATGGATTACCCAAGGCAAAATTCTTTTTGACCGCAATGAGTATATGACTGGATTAAAAAATGAATTAAGAGACTTTCCGTTTTATGAAAGAAAAATAAAAATTGGTTTAGAATTTGCCAAGCTCGTACGCCGGTATATGGAAGGCAAAGCCTTTTTTGAAAATGGACAGCACTTGGATGCGTATAACTATGTGGTTCATGCTCTCCACCATCTTGCACGTCTAGCTGTAATTGAAAATGGCTTTCATCCTGAAATTACGGTATGGAACCAGGTCAGGCAGATTGAACCTGAAATATTTAAGCTGTATGAGGAGCTGCTTACAAGCGAAGAATCTCTTGAAAAAAGACTTGAGCTTCTATTTATAGCAAGTGAGTTTCTGATTCATTCCCGTACAAGCTTCGGTGCTGCACACCTGCTTGAGGTTATGGAAGATCATGATGAATGGACGATTAATGAGCTATTAAATCATCCGGATCTTGAGCATTATAATGTGGATCTCAGTATTCTTTTGGAGTTTTTAATAGAGAAAAACTTTGTGCAGGTTATAAATGTGACGACAAAAGGCCCTGGGATTTTCCATAGACATTATAGGGTATTGAAAAAATTATCTTAA
- a CDS encoding YgzB family protein has translation MAKYSSKINKIRTFALSLVFIGFVIMYIGLFFKSHPIIMSIVMILGVLAILASTGVYFWIGMLSTRAIQVVCPNCQKPTKILGRVDMCMHCNEPLTLDKNLEGKDFDQSYNRKSSQQQ, from the coding sequence GTGGCAAAGTATTCTAGCAAAATTAATAAGATCCGCACCTTTGCTCTCAGCCTTGTATTTATAGGATTTGTAATCATGTATATCGGCCTCTTTTTTAAAAGCCATCCAATCATTATGAGCATCGTTATGATTTTAGGGGTTCTCGCCATTTTGGCCAGTACCGGGGTCTATTTCTGGATCGGAATGCTGTCTACGAGAGCCATTCAAGTTGTTTGCCCCAATTGCCAAAAGCCAACAAAAATATTGGGCAGAGTGGATATGTGCATGCACTGTAACGAACCATTGACCCTGGACAAAAATTTAGAAGGCAAGGACTTTGATCAAAGCTATAATCGAAAAAGCAGCCAGCAGCAATAA